From Coffea arabica cultivar ET-39 chromosome 2e, Coffea Arabica ET-39 HiFi, whole genome shotgun sequence, the proteins below share one genomic window:
- the LOC113728955 gene encoding uncharacterized protein, with amino-acid sequence MPMKDRIYWVMSSIGVYTVKSGYKLAKIRKRKEEQRGTRAEHGCSMSWATLSWNSVWRMNMKPELQHFIWRCLNGILPVNALIMDRCSKGNFLCKCCGENPETIEHLFFFCNSAQEIWKTAPLDWDGLKNFRSKFWLWWEEMKDAVREEKGRERIELTVHLLWQIWKSRNGVQFNNKRREPVVAVSKAVLEWREYMEAQEEGDKAGWGLIARDWQGEVKGAWAVPSTSCSNAKVEEAKALRLAMLVAKQNGWRRVEFESDCLQVINDINSTNDEAVRCTVISDIRKLKYRFDECCFAFTKRENNSVSHTLARKALQMECPAEWKECFPGWLLELAHADCKGSCPFFSVSWIAYH; translated from the exons ATGCCTATGAAAGATAGAATATACTGGGTTATGTCTAGTATTGGTGTTTATACGGTGAAATCAGGGTATAAGTTGGCTAAAATCAGGAAGAGGAAGGAGGAACAAAGGGGGACAAGGGCAGAACATGGCTGTAGTATGAGCTGGGCAACTTTGAGCTGGAACTCTGTATGGCGTATGAATATGAAGCCAGAGCTACAACACTTTATCTGGAGATGCTTGAATGGCATTCTCCCAGTAAATGCACTGATTATGGATAGATGCTCAAAAGGAAATTTCCTGTGCAAATGTTGTGGGGAAAACCCAGAAACTATTGaacatttgtttttcttctgcAACAGTGCACAGGAGATCTGGAAAACTGCTCCACTTGACTGGGACGGGCTGAAGAACTTCAGGAGTAAATTCTGGTTGTGGTGGGAGGAGATGAAGGATGCGGTGAGGGAAGAGAAAGGGAGGGAAAGGATTGAGCTCACTGTACACCTGCTCtggcaaatttggaaatcaCGAAATGGAGTGCAATTTAATAATAAACGAAGGGAGCCAGTGGTAGCCGTAAGCAAAGCAGTGCTGGAGTGGCGTGAATACATGGAAGCACAGGAG GAGGGGGATAAGGCTGGTTGGGGACTGATTGCAAGGGACTggcaaggagaggtgaagggtGCTTGGGCAGTGCCAAGTACAAGTTGCTCCAATGCCAAAGTGGAGGAAGCAAAGGCTCTCAGGCTCGCGATGCTGGTGGCGAAACAGAATGGGTGGAGACGAGTGGAATTTGAATCTGATTGTTTACAGGTTATCAATGATATTAACAGTACGAATGATGAAGCCGTTAGGTGTACTGTGATTTCTGACATTAGGAAACTAAAATACAGATTTGACGAATGTTGTTTTGCCTTCACTAAAAGGGAAAACAACTCTGTTAGCCATACATTAGCTAGGAAAGCATTACAAATGGAGTGTCCAGCCGAATGGAAGGAATGTTTCCCAGGTTGGTTGCTTGAGCTTGCTCATGCAGATTGTAAGGGCAGTTGCCCATTTTTTTCTGTAAGTTGGATAGCGTATCATTGA